A single window of Caldicellulosiruptor bescii DSM 6725 DNA harbors:
- a CDS encoding flagellar hook-length control protein FliK — protein MGTQNIVNTNMLFLKTFSATSKTKDRQENSISFKDVFKKASDIAKDTDNKSNSLQKNAEESYRAAIVTSKRQFQNENQNLHVDTPFSKELPDGTNSDLENRAEIQSLQAQVMEFLQLIFNLIQSGESLDKFNLDKLFQNSSIQETNFLNSQLQSLKMDVDLDQYLNLNINQSNKTTITKILHNILQKMVKDTQNQQVQNFIYVQGSEVNRENIFELLKEVLLEKEGEKQIFDVKSDDSSWVKSFINLFAQEGQSFKVLSEASGGKEILKNVLNELENIAKRLNVQKIVDSFNMESPERVQIAEKGNSNFNGIGSNDGDFNKVFSTLLKKDEGSSINDQKGEVKTLDLRQHVFAFQNKVENIENTTPSQNDRIIKDLRMSIINQLAEKISVVSRQNLTTLQVSIKPEWLGSVVIELSKDSSGKIFGNLIVTTPHVKEIIEGSLNTLLTILKDQGINISQLNVSLGGNFTGQQNQEQQRFSQRKNLIVQGNEESIRSIESLIYEINESILNLKA, from the coding sequence GTGGGCACACAGAACATTGTTAACACTAATATGCTGTTTTTAAAAACATTCTCTGCGACATCAAAGACAAAAGATAGGCAGGAAAACAGTATATCATTTAAAGATGTTTTCAAAAAGGCATCTGACATTGCAAAAGATACAGACAATAAAAGTAATAGTTTACAAAAAAATGCAGAAGAAAGCTACAGAGCAGCTATTGTAACTTCTAAAAGACAATTTCAAAATGAGAACCAAAACTTGCACGTAGATACACCTTTTTCTAAAGAATTGCCAGACGGTACAAACTCAGACTTAGAAAACAGGGCTGAAATTCAATCATTGCAAGCTCAGGTGATGGAATTTTTACAGCTAATTTTTAATTTGATACAAAGCGGTGAAAGCTTGGACAAGTTTAATTTAGACAAGCTTTTTCAGAATAGTAGCATCCAAGAGACAAACTTTTTAAATTCGCAGCTGCAATCACTAAAGATGGATGTGGATTTAGATCAATATTTAAATTTAAACATTAATCAAAGCAATAAAACAACAATTACGAAAATTTTACACAATATATTGCAAAAAATGGTTAAAGATACTCAAAATCAGCAAGTTCAAAATTTTATCTATGTGCAAGGAAGTGAAGTTAATCGAGAAAATATTTTTGAGTTGTTAAAAGAGGTCTTGCTTGAAAAAGAAGGGGAAAAACAGATATTTGATGTTAAATCGGATGATAGTTCATGGGTTAAAAGTTTTATAAATCTTTTTGCACAGGAAGGTCAAAGCTTCAAAGTTTTGTCTGAAGCAAGTGGTGGAAAAGAGATTTTAAAGAATGTTTTAAATGAGCTTGAGAATATTGCTAAAAGATTAAATGTGCAAAAAATAGTAGATAGTTTTAATATGGAGAGTCCAGAGAGAGTACAAATAGCCGAAAAAGGGAACAGCAATTTTAATGGTATAGGTTCAAATGATGGTGATTTTAACAAAGTTTTTTCAACCTTGTTGAAAAAAGATGAAGGCAGTAGCATAAATGACCAAAAAGGAGAAGTTAAAACCTTAGATTTGAGACAGCATGTTTTTGCTTTTCAGAACAAGGTAGAGAATATAGAGAACACAACACCTTCCCAAAATGACAGAATAATAAAAGATCTCAGAATGTCTATAATTAATCAGCTTGCAGAAAAAATTTCTGTAGTCAGTAGACAGAATTTGACTACATTGCAGGTGAGCATAAAACCTGAGTGGCTTGGAAGTGTTGTGATTGAACTGAGCAAAGATAGTAGCGGAAAGATTTTTGGGAATCTCATTGTAACAACGCCGCATGTTAAAGAAATCATAGAAGGGTCACTGAATACTCTTCTTACTATACTCAAAGACCAGGGAATAAATATATCACAACTTAATGTAAGCTTGGGAGGAAATTTTACTGGTCAGCAGAATCAAGAACAGCAGAGGTTTTCTCAAAGAAAAAATTTGATTGTTCAAGGTAATGAGGAGAGTATCAGAAGTATAGAGAGTTTGATTTATGAGATAAATGAAAGTATTCTTAACTTGAAAGCTTGA
- the fliJ gene encoding flagellar export protein FliJ — translation MEKFRFDQLLRIKTQFEEIKKNELAKQNQILNEYIEKKLELEENIKKAREDLKSLCLNGFSPQQMKVYSQFLSMLKKRMDVQNQLIYYQQIRVEEKKKEVIESMIEKKRFEKLKEKYLINLMNEIKQLENKELDRVVSYKIYKGIGDRSGRD, via the coding sequence ATGGAAAAGTTTAGATTTGACCAGCTTTTGAGAATAAAAACGCAGTTTGAAGAAATAAAAAAGAATGAGCTTGCCAAGCAAAATCAGATTTTGAATGAATACATTGAAAAAAAACTTGAACTGGAGGAAAATATAAAAAAGGCAAGAGAAGATCTAAAAAGTCTTTGTTTGAATGGTTTTTCGCCACAGCAGATGAAAGTCTATTCCCAGTTTCTCAGCATGCTAAAAAAGAGGATGGATGTTCAAAACCAGTTAATTTACTATCAGCAAATTAGAGTTGAGGAGAAGAAAAAAGAGGTAATAGAAAGCATGATTGAAAAGAAAAGGTTCGAAAAGTTAAAGGAAAAGTATTTGATAAATTTGATGAATGAGATAAAACAGCTTGAGAACAAGGAACTTGATAGAGTGGTATCATACAAAATCTACAAAGGTATAGGTGATAGAAGTGGCAGAGACTAA
- a CDS encoding flagellar hook protein FlgE, whose protein sequence is MMRSMFSSISALRAHQTRMDVIGDNIANVNTVGFKSSRVTFASVFASVLKSASAPDTASGRGGSNPMQIGLGVSVASVDMNMTRGSLQRTDNPTDLAIEGDGFFVVGGDGKAPRFTRAGNFSLDKMGNLVTATGLNVLGWMYDPVNNQIDTTKSPSKINILAFPTLPPKATDKISFDGNLSADTKIYSGQITKFEDLLNVPADSKYSTSFKIFDSQGKEHTLQLTFIKTGDNTWEWFVDAPRVKKNIGTAQNPQEAYVYVDDMIEANNDYDNFIARGTITFGQAGKVLDDENTPDVEGIAITGGRFINTQNGTFTINFKNNVVNPVTLKVNSSQFDVNDATNIAFFLKNITQFGNMESSIRVAQMTGYSAGSLQGFNVDASGKITGVYSNGLNQLIGQIAIATFANPAGLQRIGDNLYINTVNSGDPEIGTPGSGSRGTISQGTLEMSNVDLAKEFTDMIVTQRGYQANARVITASDELLQDLVNIKR, encoded by the coding sequence ATGATGAGGTCAATGTTTTCATCTATCTCTGCTCTCCGCGCTCACCAGACAAGAATGGACGTTATTGGTGATAACATCGCCAATGTAAATACAGTGGGGTTTAAGTCAAGCAGAGTGACATTTGCCTCTGTATTTGCTTCTGTTTTAAAGTCAGCGTCAGCACCAGATACAGCGTCAGGTCGAGGCGGGTCAAACCCTATGCAGATTGGTCTTGGTGTGTCGGTTGCCTCTGTTGATATGAACATGACAAGAGGAAGCCTTCAGAGAACAGATAATCCAACAGACCTTGCAATTGAAGGTGATGGATTTTTTGTTGTGGGAGGGGACGGAAAAGCTCCGCGATTCACCAGAGCGGGGAATTTCAGTTTAGACAAGATGGGGAATTTAGTGACCGCAACAGGATTAAATGTTCTGGGATGGATGTATGATCCTGTAAACAATCAAATTGATACAACAAAATCGCCTTCAAAGATCAACATACTTGCATTTCCAACTTTACCTCCAAAGGCAACAGATAAGATTAGTTTTGACGGGAACCTAAGCGCGGATACAAAAATATATTCAGGTCAAATAACAAAATTTGAAGATTTATTGAACGTGCCTGCCGATAGCAAATATTCAACAAGTTTTAAGATTTTCGATTCACAGGGCAAAGAACACACGTTACAGCTCACTTTTATAAAAACAGGCGATAACACATGGGAATGGTTTGTGGATGCTCCGAGGGTAAAGAAGAATATAGGTACTGCCCAAAATCCACAAGAAGCATATGTATATGTTGATGATATGATAGAGGCAAACAATGACTATGACAACTTTATTGCAAGAGGAACAATAACATTTGGACAAGCAGGAAAGGTGCTTGATGATGAAAATACACCTGATGTAGAAGGAATTGCTATAACGGGTGGAAGGTTTATTAATACACAAAACGGTACATTTACAATTAATTTCAAGAACAATGTTGTGAATCCTGTTACATTAAAAGTTAATAGTTCTCAGTTTGATGTGAATGATGCCACAAACATTGCCTTTTTCTTGAAGAATATAACTCAATTTGGTAATATGGAAAGTTCAATAAGAGTTGCGCAGATGACAGGGTACAGTGCAGGAAGTCTTCAAGGATTTAACGTTGATGCATCAGGTAAGATAACAGGTGTATATTCAAATGGTTTGAACCAGCTAATTGGTCAGATTGCGATTGCAACATTTGCAAACCCTGCAGGACTTCAGCGAATAGGCGATAATCTTTATATAAACACAGTAAACTCAGGTGACCCTGAGATTGGAACACCTGGGTCTGGCTCAAGAGGTACAATATCTCAGGGAACGCTTGAGATGTCAAATGTGGACTTAGCAAAAGAATTTACAGACATGATAGTAACTCAGAGAGGGTATCAGGCAAACGCAAGGGTGATAACTGCATCAGATGAACTTTTGCAGGATTTGGTCAATATTAAAAGGTAA
- a CDS encoding MotE family protein yields the protein MAETKVVEDLTAENKPKKKEKKKRKGLLVFLAIFLIFAGASFATVHFNLFGAKTALDGILKKTPFAKSTNKTQTVDMQKVYKKQIADLQKQKEALQSKLSLLEKQNADLQKRIEDLTMKITDLTSKQQDIQNRTKYFASLLQNMDSKKAAKIVENLLDTNSQMANDVLSAIPSETASEILSNIAPEKTIKLLGISNSNQKTNSEDISILTNIYKNIDPKVAASIFENMMSDNTKYTLVVRILKSLDTKTSSQIISNMSAENAAKVTSSLSAFR from the coding sequence GTGGCAGAGACTAAAGTTGTAGAGGATTTGACAGCTGAAAATAAGCCAAAAAAGAAAGAGAAGAAAAAGAGAAAGGGCTTATTAGTATTCTTGGCAATTTTTCTAATTTTTGCTGGAGCGTCATTTGCCACAGTGCATTTTAATCTTTTTGGTGCAAAGACCGCTTTAGATGGGATTTTAAAGAAGACTCCTTTTGCAAAAAGTACAAATAAGACACAGACTGTAGATATGCAAAAGGTTTATAAAAAGCAGATTGCTGACCTTCAAAAACAGAAAGAGGCTCTGCAATCAAAACTTTCTTTGCTGGAAAAACAAAATGCTGATTTGCAAAAGAGAATAGAAGATTTGACTATGAAAATCACAGACCTTACTTCAAAGCAGCAAGATATTCAAAACAGGACAAAATATTTTGCAAGTTTACTTCAAAATATGGACTCAAAAAAAGCTGCAAAGATAGTTGAGAACTTGTTAGACACAAATAGTCAGATGGCAAATGATGTGCTTTCAGCTATACCGTCTGAGACTGCATCGGAGATACTATCAAATATTGCACCTGAGAAGACGATAAAATTATTAGGGATTTCAAACTCAAATCAAAAGACAAATTCTGAAGATATCTCTATTTTGACAAACATCTATAAAAACATTGACCCGAAAGTTGCAGCGTCAATATTTGAAAATATGATGAGTGATAATACAAAATACACATTAGTGGTAAGAATATTAAAGTCACTTGATACAAAGACATCTTCGCAGATAATTAGTAATATGAGCGCTGAAAATGCTGCAAAGGTTACGTCCAGCCTTTCAGCGTTTAGATAA
- a CDS encoding flagellar FlbD family protein has translation MIKLRRINNKEFVVNADFIEFVESTPDTVITLTNGVKLVVKESVDEVIEKVIEYKKRIFEGIIFNIQPMQKEHEG, from the coding sequence ATGATAAAATTGAGAAGGATAAACAACAAAGAGTTTGTGGTAAATGCAGATTTTATAGAGTTTGTGGAATCCACACCAGACACTGTTATAACTCTCACAAACGGTGTAAAACTTGTTGTGAAAGAGTCTGTAGATGAAGTTATTGAAAAGGTTATTGAATATAAAAAGAGAATTTTTGAGGGTATTATATTTAATATACAACCTATGCAAAAGGAGCATGAAGGATGA
- the fliM gene encoding flagellar motor switch protein FliM, protein MGDILSQSEIDELLRSLTSGELSIEEIQKPKQEKNVRVYDFKRPSKFAKDHLRTLQMIFENYARIVTTFLSGYLRTVVQMDILSVEQLTYYEFSNSLSNPVVMGIVNFSPLKGSIVFEMAPEIAFAMIDRVLGGFGKGIDKVRTFTEIELALIERLLQQLINYFQEAWENIVDLRPRLEKIETNPQFTQIVSPNETVALVTIAMKVGEAEGMANICLPHMVIEPIMPRLSTKFWFSTSAKESSEETKEYLQKKIERTRVTVKAVLGRTQITVREFLELQVGDVLRLDRRKNQEIEVFVGNKLKFYGVPGRKEGRIAVKITRVEEGEDFR, encoded by the coding sequence ATGGGCGATATACTGTCTCAGAGTGAAATAGATGAGCTTTTGCGTTCTCTTACATCTGGTGAACTTTCAATCGAAGAGATTCAAAAACCAAAACAAGAAAAGAATGTAAGGGTATATGATTTTAAAAGACCAAGTAAGTTTGCAAAAGACCATTTGAGGACCCTTCAAATGATATTTGAAAACTACGCCCGGATTGTCACCACCTTTTTATCTGGGTATTTAAGGACAGTTGTTCAGATGGACATTTTGTCGGTTGAACAACTGACATATTATGAATTCAGCAATTCTCTTTCCAATCCAGTTGTGATGGGTATTGTAAATTTTTCGCCATTAAAAGGAAGTATTGTATTTGAGATGGCACCAGAGATTGCGTTTGCCATGATAGATAGAGTCCTTGGAGGGTTTGGCAAAGGAATAGATAAAGTGAGAACTTTTACGGAGATCGAGCTTGCACTGATAGAAAGGCTACTTCAACAACTCATCAATTATTTCCAAGAAGCGTGGGAGAATATTGTTGATCTTAGACCACGGCTTGAAAAAATAGAAACAAATCCACAGTTTACCCAGATTGTATCACCTAATGAGACAGTAGCACTTGTTACAATTGCCATGAAAGTTGGCGAGGCAGAAGGGATGGCGAATATCTGTCTTCCGCATATGGTGATAGAGCCGATAATGCCAAGGCTTTCAACAAAGTTCTGGTTTTCAACATCTGCAAAAGAGTCATCAGAGGAGACAAAAGAGTATTTACAGAAAAAAATTGAAAGAACGAGGGTTACAGTGAAAGCGGTGCTTGGCAGAACACAGATTACAGTCAGAGAATTTTTAGAGCTTCAGGTGGGTGATGTACTGAGGCTTGACAGAAGAAAGAACCAGGAGATAGAAGTTTTTGTCGGGAACAAATTAAAATTTTATGGTGTTCCAGGACGAAAAGAAGGCAGGATTGCAGTAAAGATTACACGAGTAGAAGAGGGGGAGGATTTTAGATGA
- a CDS encoding FliH/SctL family protein, which yields MSNVIRNNQVLIQNPVETNYKVLLEKLIKAKAEIEHYERRLKEQEEEFEKQKNRAEVLQKEAEEVLKKAKEEAQRIVDEANVRAQLILQQAQEDGYREGFEKGLLDAQKEYEKMLEDIEIQKAMILKERENILKDLETKVLLLVPQILEKVLEREIKDKSFLQQYIKNAILQLSIRNNLTLRVSEEDFEYVNSKLDEILRRIDGIDKVDVKVDKALRSGDVVVETPYGFVETGVKMRLEKIQEIVLSLIGD from the coding sequence TTGTCTAATGTTATCAGAAATAACCAGGTACTGATTCAAAATCCAGTTGAAACAAACTACAAAGTGCTTCTCGAAAAGCTTATAAAGGCAAAGGCTGAGATTGAGCACTATGAAAGAAGATTAAAAGAGCAGGAAGAAGAGTTTGAAAAGCAAAAAAATAGAGCCGAGGTTCTTCAAAAAGAAGCTGAAGAGGTTTTAAAAAAAGCAAAGGAAGAAGCACAGAGAATAGTAGATGAAGCAAATGTTCGTGCACAGCTAATTTTGCAGCAGGCACAGGAAGATGGTTACAGAGAAGGGTTTGAAAAGGGTTTACTTGATGCTCAAAAAGAGTATGAAAAGATGCTTGAGGATATAGAAATTCAAAAGGCAATGATATTAAAAGAAAGAGAGAATATACTCAAAGACCTTGAGACCAAGGTTTTGCTCCTTGTACCTCAGATTTTAGAAAAGGTATTGGAAAGGGAGATAAAAGATAAAAGCTTTTTACAGCAGTATATTAAAAATGCTATTTTACAACTTTCTATTCGAAATAATTTAACTTTAAGAGTTAGCGAGGAAGATTTTGAATACGTAAATAGTAAACTTGATGAGATTTTACGGAGGATTGACGGGATTGACAAAGTAGATGTGAAAGTTGACAAAGCCTTGAGAAGTGGTGATGTAGTGGTTGAAACTCCATATGGTTTTGTCGAAACAGGTGTAAAGATGAGACTTGAAAAGATACAGGAAATAGTTTTATCTTTGATTGGTGATTGA
- a CDS encoding flagellar hook capping FlgD N-terminal domain-containing protein yields MSNLIVSNNTNISNSTQGSATSLGKNVLGKQEFLNLLVTQLRYQDPLKPMEDKEFVAQLAQFSALEQMQNLNESFEFLKAQSMIGRYVVATNPADTSKTIEGRIDSIRVDGSKVYLKVNGTEVLFDNVKEVYHSYFEEVISSLLSKVPSKEDLLEILSSLQKGE; encoded by the coding sequence ATGTCCAACTTAATTGTAAGTAATAATACAAATATATCAAATTCAACTCAAGGTTCAGCTACATCATTGGGTAAAAATGTTCTTGGCAAACAGGAGTTTTTAAATCTTTTAGTCACACAACTAAGGTATCAGGACCCATTAAAACCAATGGAGGACAAAGAATTTGTTGCTCAGCTTGCTCAGTTTTCTGCGCTTGAACAGATGCAAAACTTGAATGAGTCATTTGAATTTTTGAAAGCTCAGAGCATGATAGGAAGATATGTTGTAGCGACAAATCCGGCAGACACATCAAAGACCATAGAGGGGAGAATTGACAGTATAAGAGTAGATGGTAGCAAGGTATATTTAAAAGTAAACGGCACCGAAGTACTTTTTGATAATGTAAAAGAGGTTTATCATTCTTATTTTGAGGAGGTTATATCAAGTCTTCTAAGTAAAGTACCTTCAAAGGAAGACCTGCTTGAGATACTAAGCTCCTTGCAAAAGGGAGAATGA
- the fliG gene encoding flagellar motor switch protein FliG yields the protein MAKSNISGKQKAAMLLIALGPERSAKIFKHLKEEEIEELTLEIANIRTVSPEQKQAILEEFYNLCLAQEYIAEGGIDYAKEVLEKALGPEKAREVIEKLTVSLQVRPFDFIRKADASQILNFIQNEHPQTIALVISYLKPQQAAQVLASLPQEKQADVARRIALMDRTSPDVIREVEKVLEKKLSSVVMQDYTVVGGIQAIVDILNAVDRGTEKRILEALELEDVELVEEIRKRMFVFEDIVKLDNRSIQRILREVENNTLAIALKGTTEEVRKVIFSNMSKRMAEMIQEDMEYMGPVRIRDVEEAQQKIVNIIRKLEDAGEIVISRGGGDEIIV from the coding sequence ATGGCAAAAAGTAATATTTCAGGAAAGCAAAAGGCAGCTATGCTATTAATTGCGCTTGGACCTGAGAGGTCAGCAAAGATTTTTAAGCACTTAAAAGAAGAAGAGATTGAAGAACTGACATTAGAGATAGCCAATATAAGGACAGTATCGCCTGAGCAAAAACAGGCCATCTTAGAAGAATTTTATAACCTTTGTCTTGCGCAGGAATATATTGCCGAAGGTGGAATTGACTACGCAAAAGAGGTTTTAGAAAAGGCACTTGGTCCTGAAAAGGCAAGAGAGGTTATAGAGAAACTTACAGTCTCGCTGCAGGTAAGACCTTTTGACTTTATAAGAAAAGCTGATGCATCACAGATACTCAACTTTATTCAAAACGAACATCCGCAGACAATAGCACTTGTCATTTCGTATTTAAAGCCTCAACAGGCTGCTCAGGTGTTGGCCTCTCTGCCTCAGGAAAAACAGGCTGATGTTGCGCGAAGGATTGCGCTTATGGACAGAACCTCGCCTGATGTAATACGCGAGGTTGAAAAGGTGCTTGAAAAAAAACTTTCATCTGTTGTAATGCAGGATTACACAGTTGTTGGTGGTATTCAGGCTATTGTTGACATATTGAATGCTGTTGACAGAGGCACAGAAAAGAGGATTTTGGAAGCTTTAGAACTTGAAGATGTTGAGCTTGTTGAGGAGATTAGAAAACGCATGTTTGTATTTGAAGACATTGTTAAACTTGACAACAGGTCTATCCAGAGGATTTTGCGAGAGGTTGAGAACAATACATTGGCAATTGCACTAAAAGGCACGACTGAAGAGGTTCGAAAGGTTATCTTTAGTAATATGTCAAAACGTATGGCAGAGATGATTCAAGAAGATATGGAGTATATGGGACCTGTTAGAATACGTGATGTTGAAGAAGCTCAGCAGAAGATTGTCAATATTATAAGAAAGCTTGAAGATGCCGGCGAGATTGTAATTTCTCGTGGCGGGGGAGATGAGATAATTGTCTAA
- the fliI gene encoding flagellar protein export ATPase FliI — protein sequence MIEKLKSKIENTNFYQFTGFVNQVIGLTIESQGPAVSIGTLCRIKAAKTETLAEVVGFKENKVLLMPYSDLVGVFPGCKVIAQDSMFEVKVGKELLGRILDGLGQPIDGKGEIKSKIKYPVENRAPNPLERPRIDTIMPLGIKAIDTLLTIGKGQRVGIFAGSGVGKSTLLGMIARNAKADVNVLALIGERGRELKEFLEKDLKEEGLKRSVVVVATSDESALKRVKAAYVAMAIAEYFRDQGLDVLFLMDSLTRFAMAQREIGLAIGEPPVSRGYTPSVFSIMPKLLERAGKNQKGSITALFTVLVDGDDFNEPITDTARGILDGHIVLSRAIANKNHYPAIDVLASISRVMNDIVEPSHRELANETKRVLAVYREAEDLINIGAYTKGSNPEIDRAIELVPRINQFLRQDVDERFEFEEEIDMLKAIIS from the coding sequence ATGATTGAAAAACTAAAATCAAAGATTGAAAATACAAACTTTTACCAGTTCACAGGGTTTGTTAATCAGGTTATAGGTCTTACAATAGAATCACAGGGTCCGGCTGTTAGTATAGGGACTCTGTGCCGCATAAAAGCTGCAAAGACAGAGACCTTGGCAGAGGTTGTAGGGTTTAAAGAAAATAAAGTGCTTTTGATGCCGTACTCTGACCTTGTAGGTGTTTTTCCTGGCTGCAAGGTGATTGCACAGGACAGCATGTTTGAGGTGAAGGTGGGGAAAGAACTTTTGGGAAGAATCCTTGACGGTTTGGGTCAACCAATCGATGGCAAAGGCGAGATAAAATCTAAGATAAAATACCCTGTTGAAAACAGGGCGCCAAACCCCCTTGAAAGACCCAGAATAGACACCATAATGCCCCTTGGGATAAAGGCAATAGATACTCTTTTGACCATTGGCAAGGGACAGAGAGTTGGGATATTTGCAGGAAGCGGTGTTGGCAAAAGTACCCTTCTTGGCATGATTGCCCGAAATGCAAAGGCAGACGTCAATGTTCTTGCTTTGATTGGTGAAAGAGGAAGAGAGCTAAAAGAGTTTTTGGAAAAGGATTTGAAAGAAGAAGGGCTTAAAAGGTCTGTTGTAGTAGTTGCAACCTCTGACGAGTCGGCACTCAAAAGAGTTAAGGCAGCATATGTTGCAATGGCAATTGCAGAGTATTTTCGCGACCAAGGACTGGACGTTCTTTTTTTGATGGATTCACTTACAAGGTTTGCAATGGCCCAAAGGGAGATTGGTCTTGCAATTGGTGAGCCACCAGTGTCAAGAGGGTATACACCATCTGTGTTTTCCATCATGCCAAAACTTTTGGAGCGTGCAGGAAAGAACCAGAAAGGATCCATCACAGCTCTTTTTACTGTCCTTGTTGACGGTGATGATTTTAACGAACCTATTACTGACACAGCACGGGGTATTTTGGATGGTCACATTGTGCTGTCAAGAGCGATAGCTAATAAAAACCATTATCCAGCAATTGATGTGCTTGCAAGCATTAGCAGGGTGATGAACGACATTGTTGAGCCTTCTCACAGGGAGCTTGCGAACGAGACAAAACGAGTTTTAGCTGTGTACAGGGAAGCAGAGGATTTGATAAACATTGGTGCGTATACAAAAGGTTCAAATCCGGAGATTGATAGAGCAATTGAACTTGTGCCACGGATAAACCAGTTTTTAAGGCAGGATGTTGACGAGAGGTTCGAGTTTGAAGAGGAGATTGATATGCTAAAGGCTATAATTTCCTAA
- a CDS encoding TIGR02530 family flagellar biosynthesis protein translates to MTVNNNIKGITGGKLEGFVSTNPKKATESFASIFSQTLKISKHASERLKFQNINLDEVTLSKIEEAVKKAEQKGLKNDVLVLDGNKAYIVNIKNKVVVTVKDMSGLKDNIFTNIDGVLMI, encoded by the coding sequence ATGACAGTAAATAATAATATAAAAGGTATTACTGGTGGGAAACTTGAAGGTTTTGTTTCAACTAATCCAAAGAAAGCAACAGAAAGTTTTGCAAGTATTTTTTCTCAAACGCTTAAAATCTCAAAACATGCAAGCGAAAGGTTAAAATTTCAGAATATAAATTTGGATGAGGTTACCTTAAGCAAGATTGAAGAGGCTGTGAAGAAGGCTGAGCAAAAAGGTCTTAAAAATGATGTACTGGTTTTAGATGGGAACAAGGCGTATATAGTAAATATTAAAAACAAGGTTGTTGTAACTGTAAAAGATATGTCAGGCTTGAAAGATAACATATTCACAAATATTGATGGTGTGCTGATGATTTAA
- a CDS encoding flagellar basal body-associated FliL family protein, translating to MKGEKMNSIILILLVLLLLMMVGMGIGFLTVVKNLSPTSSAAKTTTVEKKPEKLYTYDVNDGKALMSNLQDTQTNAGRIIRVTVQLEVTDKKLPETMKEKNIVIADIIDSVLRSKTADELLKPEGKEKVRKEIKDRLNEIFGNKVYNVNFGEFIIQ from the coding sequence ATGAAAGGCGAAAAGATGAACTCAATAATTCTTATTTTACTTGTTCTGCTTCTTCTAATGATGGTGGGGATGGGAATAGGATTTTTGACTGTTGTGAAAAATCTATCACCTACTTCGTCAGCTGCAAAGACTACTACAGTTGAGAAAAAACCAGAAAAGCTTTATACATACGATGTTAACGATGGTAAAGCTCTTATGAGCAACCTGCAAGATACTCAAACAAATGCAGGAAGAATTATTAGAGTGACAGTCCAACTTGAGGTGACAGACAAGAAACTTCCTGAGACTATGAAAGAGAAAAACATAGTAATTGCTGATATAATCGACAGTGTTTTGAGAAGCAAGACAGCAGATGAGCTTTTAAAACCTGAGGGGAAAGAAAAGGTCAGAAAAGAAATTAAAGACAGGTTAAATGAGATATTTGGGAATAAGGTATACAATGTAAACTTTGGTGAGTTTATAATCCAGTAA